In Musa acuminata AAA Group cultivar baxijiao chromosome BXJ2-8, Cavendish_Baxijiao_AAA, whole genome shotgun sequence, one genomic interval encodes:
- the LOC135619821 gene encoding amino acid transporter AVT6A-like, which translates to MTIGNFSPVGNDGQRRGKRILEEEAPLLPSKQEETGESDEFNGASFAGAVFNLSTTIVGAGIMSLPATMKVLGLVPGILLIIFFAFFTEASIDMLTRFSRAGKTVSYGGVMGDAFGRTGKVLTQLCIIVNNVGVLIVYMIIIGDVLSGTSSGGNHHFGVLEGWFGQHWWTGRFFILLVSMLAVFAPLACFKRVDSLRFTSALSVALAVVFVIITAGIAIVKLLAGSIAMPKLFPNIPDLASVWNFFTVVPVIVTAYICHYNVHPIENELEDPSQIKPVVRTSLALCSTVYLTTSFFGFLLFGEATLDDVLANFDSNLGIPYSSVLNDAVRVSYAVHLMLVFPMIFHALRLNVDGLLFPSARPLSSDNQRFAIITAVLLSVVFLAANFIPSIWDAFQFTGATAAVCIGFIFPAAITLRDPHGIATKWDKIVAIFMISLAVLSNVIAIYSDAYALFNESKASPQS; encoded by the exons ATGACTATTGGGAACTTTTCTCCCGTTGGTAACGACGGGCAGCGGAGGGGCAAAAGGATCCTCGAAGAGGAGGCTCCCCTGTTACCAAGCAAGCAGGAGGAAACTGGGGAGTCCGATGAGTTCAATGGAGCTTCCTTTGCTGGGGCTGTCTTTAACCTGTCTACTACCATAGTTGGAGCCGGGATTATGTCCCTGCCTGCCACCATGAAAGTCCTGGGGCTGGTTCCTGGGATCCTCCTTATCATATTCTTTGCTTTCTTCACGGAGGCATCGATCGACATGTTGACCAGGTTCAGCCGAGCTGGAAAAACAGTTTCATATGGAGGAGTTATGGGAGATGCATTTGGAAGGACCGGCAAGGTGCTGACTCAGTTATGTATTATCGTGAACAATGTCGGCGTGTTGATTGTATACATGATTATTATCG GTGATGTGCTTTCTGGAACATCTTCTGGTGGCAACCACCACTTTGGTGTGTTGGAAGGATGGTTTGGACAACACTGGTGGACTGGCCGGTTTTTCATTCTTCTGGTTTCTATGCTGGcagtgtttgctcctttggcatgCTTCAAGCGTGTGG ATTCGCTGAGGTTCACATCTGCCTTATCAGTTGCCCTTGCAGTTGTATTTGTCATAATTACAGCAGGAATTGCTATTGTGAAATTGTTGGCTGGAAGCATTGCAATGCCCAAGTTGTTTCCAAATATCCCGGATTTGGCATCTGTCTGGAACTTCTTCACAGTTGTCCCAGTTATTGTGACTGCTTATATCTGCCATTACAATG TTCACCCTATAGAAAACGAACTTGAGGATCCTTCCCAGATAAAGCCCGTGGTGCGGACATCACTAGCACTTTGTTCCACAGTCTACTTAACCACGAGCTTCTTTGGTTTTCTACTCTTTGGTGAAGCCACACTTGATGACGTGCTGGCCAACTTTGACTCCAATCTCGGTATTCCATACAGCTCTGTCCTCAATGATGCGGTCAGAGTTAGCTATGCTGTGCACCTCATGCTTGTGTTCCCTATGATCTTCCATGCCCTCCGTCTCAATGTGGATGGCCTACTTTTTCCATCAGCCAGGCCTTTGTCTTCTGACAACCAGAGATTTGCTATAATTACGGCGGTGCTTCTGTCAGTTGTTTTCTTGGCTGCAAATTTTATTCCCAGCATATGGGATGCCTTTCAATTTACCGGTGCAACTGCCGCAGTTTGTATTGGGTTCATTTTTCCTGCTGCCATTACTCTCAG GGACCCTCATGGCATCGCAACAAAGTGGGATAAGATCGTGGCCATCTTCATGATCAGCCTTGCAGTACTGTCGAATGTCATTGCTATATACAGCGATGCATATGCTCTCTTTAATGAGAGCAAAGCCTCCCCACAGTCCTGA
- the LOC135586728 gene encoding uncharacterized protein LOC135586728 — protein MWCTRFRFLSLVLVIYLVSLGDSLATAHRVVGMIEKNDDDAKGAKKFGLEITAAHRLPNITPKKSLGSTTKLNDKTSRSNSALRTRPTTTIKKSTKGNSAETLKPKATEPFYHGSHDPFQRIGAKKPADAVTEMFNMLHKDYHTTGRRRPPINNSMPLKDPHVKR, from the exons ATGTGGTGCACAAGGTTCAGATTCCTTTCCCTTGTGCTTGTGATCTACTTGGTTTCTCTTGGTGACTCCCTTGCTACTGCCCACAGAG TGGTTGGGATGATTGAGAAGAATGATGATGATGCAAAGGGTGCCAAAAAGTTTGGACTTGAGATCACAGCTGCTCACA GACTGCCAAATATCACCCCAAAGAAGTCATTGGGCTCAACAACAAAACTGAATGACaag ACCTCCAGAAGCAATAGTGCACTGAGGACAAGACCAACAACCACCATCAAGAAGAGCACAAAAGGGAATTCAGCTGAAACACTGAAGCCAAAAGCAACTGAACCATTCTACCATGGATCTCATGATCCATTCcagagaattggagccaaaaaaccaGCAGATGCAGTCACTGAAATGTTCAACATGCTGCACAAGGACTACCACACAACGGGCCGCCGCCGGCCTCCGATCAACAACAGCATGCCTTTGAAAGATCCCCATGTCAAACGCTAG
- the LOC135619820 gene encoding uncharacterized protein LOC135619820 — translation MRAPPCAPLHPPLHPRRRSHQRTRSWLRRRPRPSSSSPDSNVFPFQPYKSSAPLLLPSHHPIHQSLIFLFLLLVPRFRRKMYRATVLVVLFLAAAGLAAAAEAPAPGPSSKPEQPESAQSPAKSPASATAPSTSTSTAPATVPATAPAAAHSPATSPASAHAPAKALSPEAATSPSNSPAAAPTPDADLDDDSDDDIPAEGPISGSPPEPSLAAAPAPEEEDALSPTTSPSGAGAPIAAGAAFAALSAAVAAVFAF, via the coding sequence ATGCGGGCCCCTCCCTGCGCTCCGCTTCACCCGCCGCTTCACCCGCGGCGCCGTTCGCATCAGCGGACGCGTAGCTGGCTCCGCCGCCGACCTcggccctcttcctcctccccagaTTCGAACGTTTTCCCCTTCCAGCCCTATAAATCGAGCGCTCCTCTCCTCCTTCCTTCCCATCACCCCATTCACCAATCCTTaattttcctcttcctcctcctagtccctcgaTTTCGCCGGAAAATGTATCGCGCCACCGTGTTGGTCGTCCTCTTCCTGGCTGCGGCCGGCCTCGCCGCAGCCGCCGAGGCACCCGCTCCTGGGCCCAGCTCCAAGCCCGAGCAACCGGAATCGGCCCAGTCTCCGGCGAAATCCCCCGCCTCCGCCACCGCCccttccacctccacctccaccgccCCGGCCACCGTTCCCGCCACCGCCCCCGCCGCCGCCCATTCCCCGGCCACATCCCCCGCCTCCGCCCACGCCCCAGCGAAGGCTCTCTCTCCGGAGGCCGCCACATCGCCCTCGAACTCCCCTGCCGCGGCGCCGACCCCCGACGCCGACTTGGACGACGACAGCGACGACGATATCCCAGCTGAGGGTCCGATCTCCGGCAGCCCTCCGGAGCCATCCTTGGCTGCTGCGCCTGCACCGGAGGAGGAAGACGCGCTGAGCCCCACGACGTCGCCTAGCGGAGCAGGGGCGCCTATCGCAGCTGGTGCTGCCTTCGCCGCTCTCTCCGCCGCTGTGGCTGCCGTCTTCGCTTTCTAA